The sequence below is a genomic window from Cucumis melo cultivar AY chromosome 5, USDA_Cmelo_AY_1.0, whole genome shotgun sequence.
TTTGAAGGTTGTTGCTTTTTGCCAAAAATTAGAGAAGCTTCAAATCAATATGATGGCCTTGTTCAACTCCAAAAGAAGCTACTTTGTGAGATTCTAATGGATAATTCGATCAATATTAACAATCTTGATATAGGGATTAACATCATAAGGAATCGACTATGCTCAAAAAAGATTCTTTTGATTCTTGATGATGTTGATACGAGAGAACAACTAGAAGCATTAGCGGGAGGACATGATTGGTTTGGACACGGAAGTAAGGTCATTGCGAcaacaagaaacaaacaattaCTTGCTAGTCATGGATTTAATAAATTGGAAAAAGTTAACGAATTGAATGTCATTGAAGGCCTTGAACTTTTTAGTTGGCATGCATTTAGAAATAGTCATCCCTCAAGTGATTATTTAGACCTTTCAAAACGTGTCGTACGTTATTGTGATGGTCTTCCCTTGGCTCTTGAAGTTGTAGGTTCCTTCCTTTACTCTATCGAACAATCCAAGTTTAAACTTATATTGGATGAATATGAAACTCAATATCTTGACAAGGGCATACAAGATCCTCTTCAAATAAGCTATGATGGACTTGAAGACGAAGTGAAAgaaatttttctttatatatctTGTTGCTTTGTAGGAGAAGATATCAACGAAGTTAAAAAGAAGTTAAAAGCATGTGGTTGTTTATGTCTGGAAAAGGGAACTACAAAACTCATGAATCTATCACTTCTTACCCTCGATGATTTCAACCAGGTTGAAATGCATGATTTAATACAACAAATGGGTCGCACAATTCATCTCTTGGAGACTTCTACAtctcataaaagaaaaagattgtTGATTAATGATGATGCTATGGATGTGTTAAATGGCAATAAGGTAAGAACCATGGAgcaaaactaatttttatatatgcttatatttatttattatgagaacaacttttattatttttcaatgtTTGTTTTGTAACCTGTAATTTTGTAGGAAGCAAGAGCAGTTAAagtcataaaattaaattttcctaaaccTACGGAGTTGGACATTGATTCAAGAGCTtttgaaaaagtgaaaaattTGGTAGTACTGAGAATGCTACATCTTCAAAAAGTATTGATGTGGAGTATGTACCTAATAGCTTAAGGTGGATTAATTGGcctcattttcctttttcatctTTGCCTTCAACCTACACAATGGATAACCTTATGGAATTGAAATTGCCATATAGCTCCATCAAACATTTTGGGAAAGCATTCATGGTATTACTTTTTCTCAATAATATTTGagttatattaatttaattacaatGTCGgcttatttatttgaaatttaattatattttccttttatatTAATGGCAGTGTGGTGAATGGTTGAAGGAAATTGATCTTAGTTTTTCTGAGTTTTTGGTGGAAATTCCTAATTTAACTGCTGCAATAAACCTTGAAATGTTGGATCTTCAAGGGTGtataaatttagtaaaaattCACGAATCTGTTGGATCTCTCAGTAAGCTTGTCGAGTTTTATCTTTCTAGTAATATTAAGGGCTTTGAGCAGTTTCCATCGTGCCTCAAGTTGGAATCCCTTTACACTTTGACATTGTACAGTTGTAGAATAGATGAACGATGTCCTCAATTTAGTGAAGAAATGAATAGCCTAGAACTATTATGGATTAAAGATAGTGTTGTAATTAATCAGCTATCTCCAACAATTGAATATCTTACTAGCCTACAACAATTGTGGATCATAAACTGCATGGGGCTCAAAAGTCTTCCAAGTACAATTCATCATTTACGTAATCTTACACTTTTATATGTCGATAGATCTGATCTTTCAACATTTCCTTCCTTAAATAATCCTTCTTCACCTTCCTTATTTCGCTGCCTACTTAACTTAACATCAATAACCCTTTGCcattgtaaaataaaaaatttggaTTTCTTAGAAACAATGGTTCATGTTGTCCCTTTTTTGAGACAGTTGAATTTATCTGAAAACAACTTTTGTAGACTACCCTCATGTATTACTAAATTTAAATCCTTGAGATATCTTTATACAAGGGATTGTAAGTTGCTTGAAGAAATTCCAAAGGTTCCAAAAGGAGCAGTTACTATGAATGCTTCAGGGTGCATATTATTGGCCAGATTTCCTGACAACATACTTGATTTCATATCTTGTTATGATAATTATATGGTAGGTATCATTTCTTTCTCATGACCTCATCTCTCATATATTTTGTTCATATAAGAATTAAGTTTATGTcctattttaattaatataacttTTAGCTATTTACTCTCATCGTGCAGGAAGAGAAACATGAATATAAAGTAATCAAAGAACTCATATTAATGAATTGTGATATTCCAGATTGGTGCCAATACAAGAGTACAAACAATTCAATAACCTTTCTTTTTCCGGCTGATTATCCAACTTGGGAAAGGAAGGCTTTTATTGCTTTTTGTGTCAAATTTCAAGTTATTGATGAGGAATTTAAGGTAGACTCTAGAGTGTTTATCAACGATTTTGAAGTATATAACGGCCACTTTTGGACGAATGAGATTGTAGGTCGAAAAAGACCACGAGGTGAGTATCTATGGATAGAAGTAATTGATCCTGATATACTTCTCGACCCATATGATGATTGTGAACAAAATCAACCAATTATTTTTGATAGAGTTACAGTGTTATTTGAGGTCATTACTCCAAACGcagtaaatataaaaaagtgtgGTGTTCACGTGATCATGGAGGAATAATTTGGAGAAGAAATTGCCAAAGTTGAAGTTAGAATATGCAAACCAGAAGAGAGTCTCTAATTACTCTTTTGCACTTCctaatttttatgtttataaatataatgtTATCTGAAGATAGCATGTGTTAATCAAGAGAAAACAGAAATTGATATTTGATGAGTCCCCTAAATATTCCTTAAGAATTTCATTTTCTGctcttttttttcaatttatatttgttttctcCTATCTTTTTTAATTACGGTTTTCAAATTCAATATAGAAACACTTGAACAAATAATCCAATGCTATGaaaaaaggaatttgaaaaCTACTTTCTTAGTTCAATTTTCAAACCATCACCtgcatttttaaaataattaaaataaaagtagaTATAACAAATTATAGAAATTTACTTAACACTCGAGTTAATAACTAATATAATAACTCGGATAAAACAATAAGCAAGAATAACGATCAGAACACCAAACATTGGTAACCTAATTCGATGATACAACACCTACAATCCTTGACCCATAATAAGAGATCGTATATTGCATTGTGATATATTACATGATTACTGAGATATGAATTATACAGTATATACATCATCACACATTCTCAACATGTTGTACATGGTGATAATATTACACTGATAAATGAATTAGAAGAGTAATCGATCTTTATAGTAGCAATGAAGGAAACACTCTCCCTCGATCAAAATTCACCATGCAATAGTTCAATCTAGCTTTACTTGATATTCTATGATCTCTATTAACTAAGAACTTTTCTTCGAGTAGCGAACTTAGTTGATACTTTTTTTAGATTACTCACCACATAACACACTTTCTATCTTTTTCAGAACAGCACGGAATTTTTCTCAAAATCTTTCAATCTTAATTCACAATCTGCACACTTCGGGAACAACCTTGAACAGAATAAAAGTACTGGAAACAACTAGCTCAACAGAAGCTGAGAAAGAAGGCCAAATCTCAACGACCAACCAAAACCGAAACATCCCAAACCAGGAAAGATagataattatataaataaataaacaaagggAGTGGGACCATAATTCTCAACAACTACGAAGTTAAAGCAACTATCTACACGTTGTAAATCATGGAACCTTAGAGTCAAAAAAGATATTGAAAATGCTGCTGATATTTCGAAACTTAACTTTGATATTGATAGCAAAGAGGAATAGGCTATTATGACAGAAGAGGCCTTAAACTGGCGTTATGCATTAAAAATTGACCTACAAAATATTATGCTCCTCGAAGCAAGGAAATGGAGACAGTTTTGTAAATACACATGGCTCAACGAAGGTAACGAAAATGCTGCTTTTTTTTCCATAAAATGTGTTTGACAAGAAGACGGATCAATTTTATATCAGAAATCCAAAACACTCAAGGAGTTAATTTCTGTACTGACCCTCTGATTGCAAAagatttaataaattattgcaATGACATATACATTGGTGAGAGAAATGTCAAATGGATGATTGGTGACTTGGATTGGAATGCTATTTCTCAAACACACATGCTGCAAATCTTACTAAGCCTTTTGTTCATTACAGTTCTATGAAATCTTTGGGCAGCAACAAAACTCCTGGGCCTGATGGGTTCACCCCATCGAACTCTTTAAAAAATACTGGTACATTTTCAATACCGATATTTTGAAGTTGTtccatgatttttttttttttttttttttttttgagaaaaggATTATTAACAAATTTGTCAACACCACATTTCCATCGCTTTGATTCCAAAGAGAACGACTGCATTGAAGGTGTGCGATTATAAGTCCATCAGCTTGACTACGAGCATTTACAAAATACTTGCCAAAGTTCTTGCCGAAAGACTTAAGAATGTTCTTCCAGACACAATTGCTCCCCAACCAATCTGCTTTTGTATCTGGTAGACAGATAACTGAGCTCATTCTCATTGCTAACGGATGTAGCCTCCTATTTTTattctacattttttaaaaaagaattattaatTGTAGAAATGGTTAAGATATTTTActcatttattttgttaaaaaaagaaaaaggtaaaatcttgttgtaataatatgaagtcttatgtttttaatctttttattaaaatggaaaataaagtcattaatgagaatatctattatttacaaaaaaattcatattattttgacttatcactttaggaaaaaggcaaattaatttatgaatacaaaatctattttgattaggaaaagcaaaataatttattttatacataattctttaataccatatttgatttatcttatcactttagaaaaaaaaaagcaaattaatttatgtatacaaaatctattttgatttatcatattaggaaaagcaaataatttattttatacaaaattcttttaataccatatttgacttatctttatcactttaggaaaaaaacaaaaaatttattttggacaaaaatctttcaatatcatatttttactattttagaaaaaagaaaattaataaaattacataatatctaatttgatttttttacttattaaattttcctaatttgcagcacaccccgggtctataaataggatcctttgtcatttggaaaagggggagaagaaattgttttagagaaagtcttgagaaaaaattgttttagaaagaatctctacgaaaaaaaagtgtttatagagaatttgaagaaacgtatTTCTCTGCATAAAGGTGGGTCATTAGCTTTttcgctttattgtttttatttttatcttcatatcgtctttttttttaatcctaATTCTAATCTCATATGGAagaaaaaacttagttggaggttgcattaggtagggtttactcccaatgatccgcacctcatacaacaagtaattttcttcggGATTGAATTCTTAtctttgttcttctcttttcaaatgtaaagagaaagaaaaaaaatatataaggaaaatttctttttttatttttactacctttttatcatcatgctaaaagaaaaaaaaaagatcttttaacatttttcttctctctaaaacaatagagaaaaagaaaagttataaacaaaagaaaatttctattattattatttttctttttattattattattattattattattattattatattttttttctcttttagggTGGCGGCAAACCTTGCCGTCACCCtctgtttccttttttttttctttctttttttaatttatttatttacttatttaaatttaattttatttgtaattttattaatattattttattattattattattatatatatatatttaaccttctgtgttttttttttatgttttttatatataactttatttatttatttagtgtttttatatttatgatttttttaaaaaaactttttgctatttttattcttataccattattgttatttcctttcataatttttttttttatctcttttaacttactatcatccctatgtcctcttttcttcacttatttatttaatttcttctttacatattcatttctttattatttcatttagttcttctttttttttcttattttctttatcgttattatgtttcttttcttttccttttcttttccttttcttttaatttattttttattattatcgttatatttagtatatgcatacattgaaatcctaaattatttgtctaatttattgtgtggtatattttttgcttctatttgactttcattaaaaatttcttgaaaattttaagatacttttaatcataattgtatttaatttcgaaatcttttttttaaaattttttctctttaaaccatttataatcttttttttttttgctttaaaattatttattttaaaactcaaaattaaatagatatttcataaggtttcctaatctacaTTTCTTTTATAATAACCACGCCAATTTCGATAAAAAAACCTACGagggaatctagaaatttctgggagtccgttatttctagattcttgaggtgagggatcaatatcttagggagtctgagatttgatcccaagagaaaatatatttaatcaatgttttaaaaaaaaaaactttattcgaagactagcctatgatagaatttgagaaattgtaacaatttctcattctcttaaggtgaggaattttccccaatatagtctaattaatgggtgtattccacttattttatgggatcattgctccaaatattggagtggtgagcaatgaaataagatagagttctttcttttaaaaataaattttactcAAGACATTAAAATTGGCCAtcgttttctaaaacgggtgttatggggtgctaaCATCTTTCctgtacacaaatgactcccgaactcaactttaattttttcgtagaccagtttttattttatttaaaatgattcactttatttcggtgtccaatcacaccgtaagaaagattggtggcgactattttttttttttaaaaaaataaacctttttaaggatgtcggccgctccgcgtcgtctcgggtacgtggcgacaATGGAAAATGAGAGTTTGAGAGATTATAGGTcgagaaaaaagaacaaaggtGCATTATCTGATCATTCTTTTTAAATGCGCCCCCAAAATTCAACATTCCAGTAGGAATTATTACCAACAACGTAAGAGTACTGAGGAaggagaagatgaaaatgagaATTTATCTTTATAATTATTCTTTTGCTACAGACGATAGACAGCAAGGGATCATATATCAATCGACATCCAAACTAGATATGAAGAATTAAATGGACCGACTTGATGTCAAAGCGACCTCTTTTCTACGTACAAGGATTGCTAAATGGAATCATATACATGAAGCAACCACTATTTGTGTGGTAGAAGGAGTCATATTCACTGATGCTGGGAACGTATGAAGTAATTAAATAAACACAATAAAATATAGGAACAACTTCAAAACTAAGCAGAGTTAAATAACACATTTTGTTCGGTGCTATCATATATCCTTGGTGCAACGACTTGACTCCATTGTCctttagtaaaaaaaaactgtttcttgtttatcCTTTAATGGTTGATTTTTTTAACACATATTTTAAAGTCAACTATTAAAAGTCTTCCCTTTTCTAGAACATTTCGTAACCGGTCGGCCATCACATAATTCGTATATAGATATTCCACTATTATAATTAGATTTCACCTTTTCGATAAGTAATCTAAATATAATCTTATAAAATATTCAATGATCATCTCTGCAAcattaataatttatttcattaGATTTGAAAAAGTCGTAAATATTTGATGATGACAAGGCCCATTAGCAATGAAATAATTTAACAAAACCTAAACTTGAAGAAGAAGTTAAATATGTTTAAACAATTGCACTTCGTGTTAAAGGAAATATCGGACG
It includes:
- the LOC103495230 gene encoding LOW QUALITY PROTEIN: disease resistance protein RPV1-like (The sequence of the model RefSeq protein was modified relative to this genomic sequence to represent the inferred CDS: inserted 1 base in 1 codon) produces the protein MNRASGSSSSSRFRCSFDVFLSFRGEDTRSNFTSHLNMALRQRGINVFIDDKLSRGEEISASLLEAIEESKISIVIISENYASSSWCLNELEKIIMCNKLRSGEQLVLPIFYRVDPSQVRKQSGRFGEEFGKLEVRFSSDKMEAWREAMISVSHMSGWPILQKDDEANLIQEIVQEVLKKLNHGTMQLRLPKYPVGIDKQVNNIHFQVMSTDEKTTMVGLYGIGGIGKTTLAKALYNRIADDFEGCCFLPKIREASNQYDGLVQLQKKLLCEILMDNSININNLDIGINIIRNRLCSKKILLILDDVDTREQLEALAGGHDWFGHGSKVIATTRNKQLLASHGFNKLEKVNELNVIEGLELFSWHAFRNSHPSSDYLDLSKRVVRYCDGLPLALEVVGSFLYSIEQSKFKLILDEYETQYLDKGIQDPLQISYDGLEDEVKEIFLYISCCFVGEDINEVKKKLKACGCLCLEKGTTKLMNLSLLTLDDFNQVEMHDLIQQMGRTIHLLETSTSHKRKRLLINDDAMDVLNGNKEARAVKVIKLNFPKPTELDIDSRAFEKVKNLVVLXNATSSKSIDVEYVPNSLRWINWPHFPFSSLPSTYTMDNLMELKLPYSSIKHFGKAFMCGEWLKEIDLSFSEFLVEIPNLTAAINLEMLDLQGCINLVKIHESVGSLSKLVEFYLSSNIKGFEQFPSCLKLESLYTLTLYSCRIDERCPQFSEEMNSLELLWIKDSVVINQLSPTIEYLTSLQQLWIINCMGLKSLPKIPKVPKGAVTMNASGCILLARFPDNILDFISCYDNYMEEKHEYKVIKELILMNCDIPDWCQYKSTNNSITFLFPADYPTWERKAFIAFCVKFQVIDEEFKVDSRVFINDFEVYNGHFWTNEIVGRKRPRGEYLWIEVIDPDILLDPYDDCEQNQPIIFDRVTVLFEVITPNAVNIKKCGVHVIMEE